A region from the Pseudomonas sp. KU26590 genome encodes:
- a CDS encoding ABC transporter ATP-binding protein has translation MTQALIELSELGFSWPGHPQLLDIPAFRLDAGETLFLKGPSGSGKTTLLGLLGGVQRPSRGSVRLLGQELTQLSAGARDRFRVDHTGYIFQQFNLLPFLSVRENVELPCRFSTLRTQRATQRHGSVDKAAETLLAHLGLKDPEMLSRRADSLSIGQQQRVAAARALIGQPELVIADEPTSALDADAREAFIQLLFAECREAGASLLFVSHDQSLAPLFDRNLSLAELNRAAVAAEV, from the coding sequence ATGACTCAAGCGCTCATTGAATTGTCCGAACTCGGCTTCAGCTGGCCGGGGCATCCGCAGCTGCTGGACATTCCGGCGTTTCGCCTCGATGCCGGCGAAACCCTGTTCCTCAAAGGCCCGAGCGGTAGCGGCAAAACCACGCTGCTGGGTCTGCTGGGCGGTGTGCAGCGCCCCAGCCGCGGCAGCGTTCGCCTGCTTGGTCAGGAGCTGACACAGCTCTCGGCCGGGGCGCGGGACCGGTTTCGCGTCGATCACACGGGCTACATTTTCCAGCAGTTCAACCTGCTGCCGTTTTTGTCGGTGCGCGAGAACGTCGAGCTGCCGTGCCGCTTTTCCACATTACGCACCCAGCGGGCGACCCAGCGCCACGGCAGCGTCGATAAAGCGGCTGAAACGCTGCTCGCTCACCTGGGCTTGAAAGACCCTGAAATGCTCAGCCGCCGCGCCGACTCGCTGTCCATCGGTCAGCAGCAGCGCGTCGCTGCCGCACGCGCCCTGATCGGCCAGCCGGAACTGGTGATCGCCGACGAACCTACGTCGGCGCTGGATGCCGACGCCCGCGAAGCATTCATTCAGTTGCTGTTCGCCGAATGCCGCGAGGCCGGCGCCAGCCTGCTGTTCGTCAGCCACGATCAAAGCCTGGCGCCGCTGTTCGATCGCAACCTGTCGCTGGCCGAACTCAATCGCGCCGCCGTCGCCGCAGAGGTTTGA